In Anabas testudineus chromosome 12, fAnaTes1.2, whole genome shotgun sequence, the genomic stretch TTTTCTTATTTGATAATTTGAACCTTATGGAGTATCAGTTCATTTTAAAGGCAAACCTAGACTCAGGTATTTTTGTCAATGGGATGATAATCAGGTGTGAGTCTTGGAGGGGCTGCATTACTGATAGAACAGAAATCTGGGACTTCACTATCAATCTGATCTTGACAACACAGAAGTGTGTCATGGCCCAAACAAAGGAGATTTGTTGAACTGACACTCAACAGAATGTGGATCATGCAGCGAGGCAGCACTCCTAAGCACACAAGTCTCTTCTGCCAACGagtggttaaaaaataaaacatgttgaatgtCTTTGAGTGGCCGGGTCAAAGTTCTGACCTTCATCCTATACAATGCTGCGGAGGGAACAGAAGCAGGCAGTTCACCAACATCCCTGAGGTGAAGCTGTTTGAAACGAGGAATGAACTAATAAAGTGCACGGCTCATTAATAGTTAGCGGAAACGTTTAGTATTGCTGCAAATGTGGGTCACAGCAGCTACTGAATGCACAGGTTCACATaccacacatacatatttaagAGTGAGggattttctaaaataaatgtgtctcttttgtttcatatctctctttatttagttttagaaCCTGTGTGAAAACCACATCCTAATCAGATTTTAGGTGCACAGATAGAGAAAGCACCACAGAATCTAGAACAAGTCAGTGATTAACAATGACTGAGGAAATTATTTAGAGACTGAGTTAATACATGACCAGAAAATGACTTTTTGAGTACTTTTGAAACtgtgtcagcgtgtgtgtggagacacacacagcatttttatttcattattaaagcTGGATTAAAAAATGAACTCCCATCCTGGGTTCATATAGTTTATACAGAGAGGCATGGTGGTAAACTGCTGACATGATCCCGTCTTGAACAGCTTGAATAAACATCAACAGCTTTTATAAGCATCAAGAGCATTTTGGGTAGTAGTTTGAGAGTTTTGATTCTCCTTTTCACTCGTGCCTTTCATTCATGCCCACacaagaagacacacacaataGTGTAGTTTCAGGCTTGAAGCCTGGATGTCACAGTACTGACACTGGACGTCGAAGTTTGTTCAAGCTGCTAAAGACACAACCGACTGTTAATTATCACAAGAAGAATAAACAATACTGGGACTACAAATCATGTAGCATCTCTCATTTTGAGGATTGGAGGCCTTTGAATTACGTTATTATAGATTAAATGGCATCATAGTGATCATATCAGTATCTTTATATGTAAAAGTTAACATAGTTAAACAGTTAATCAACTAGTTATTGCACCTCTAATGCCCATGCAAATGTAGCTGTGGTGTGATCATCTCTGAGACACAGACACGTCACACCCTTAggcaaaattaaataaataagtagatCAATTGGGATGCCACCTGAAAAGGCCAAATCATTAATTACACAGCCCGACCGTCCCTCCTGATCTTTTCTGGATCTAACCAAGTCATATTTCACAGTGACAAtatgatgtatttttaatactACAACAAGTTCAGGTGATTACAAGTGTGGGTAATCTGCATTGTGAGGATACCACATGGATTTCATGCTGAAGAGGCACATCATTCCCTCTGGTTTGGGATTCACCTCAATAATAACACTTGGAAAAGCAACTTCAATTTGACTGGTGTAAATAGTGTTCAAGTTAAAGCTAAAACTCagcatttttactttatttaatatcCAATGATATGCAAGCAAGTACAACAAAATGTAGCCCTGTGTTTACAACCAACCTATTCAATCAAACAGCTTCAGTGTGATAATGCccaagaaaaaatatataataaaaactgatcAAGTTATAATCACCTTTTGTTTgtcatgtaaaacatgtttaatgaaTGTATTACAGAATGGAATTACAGGAATTAAAGACTGATAATCTTATTTCCCATGTGTTGGTGGgacagcattttaaatgtattcttgTCACTACAGGTTTAGCTTTAGGTTTTTTAGGTGTCTGCAACCAACATTTGAAGCAGTAGTGTCATGTTTCAGAAATAACTAAACAGATCTATTACCCTTGACCTCTCTGCACTTATTAGTCAATTTTCTGATGAACTTGCAGCCTCTGTTTAGCACCATGCTCGGTGGACTTTAGTTGttatgtacatgtgtatattATATGTCTATATGTAACTTTAGCAATAAAACTGAGTTCTCCTGGACCCTATAGTGCTTACTGGGGCTATAAGAAACAGGAAGGAGGAGTCTGAAATGAAAGGTTAAGCTTAAAAAACAGTGATCACATGACCTAACACCGGCACAGTCAGGCAAACCTTGACACTGACACAGTCTGTCAGGTATGTAAATGTCCGCAGGGGATTTCCAACACCACTTCTTCTATTTAAGCTAGAGGTTTACCTGTGCTAAATCAGCTGCACTAATACTCCACTTTAGTCACAGCACATGAACTTGTTTATGATCAGAATGCAGGAAATACCTGCTGAATGGGAGGAGCGGGTCAGGTGATCTGCCATCGTGTTCCTCTTCCCCATCAGCTGTTGAATTCTGCACAGACTCAAAGGAAACAGAGAAGATTTCACTGGAGGCAACATGAGCGCTCAGGATTATTTCTGTCACGGGAGTATGGATGGCATTTGGAAGGCCGGGGACAATGGTGTCTGTCCAGCAGAAGACGAGAAAGCCAGTTTGCTTGAAAACAACCACCACCTTCCTCTGGGTGAGAGCAGCGACACCTTGTTGCCTTCAGCTGTGGACACAGCACCCCTCATCCCATTCATGGAGACAAAGTTATACAAGCGACGGTGGGTCATGCTGTTCATATTCAGTGCCTACTCCATGAGCAATGGGTTCATGTGGCTACAGTATGGCATCATCAGCAACATCTTCACACGCTTCTACAATACTGACACCGTGGCCATTGACTGGCTCTCCATGATCTATTTCCTCACCTACATCCCTCTCATTCTTCCTGTCATGTGGGTGTTGGACAAACGGGGTATGAGGGACGTTGTAGTGGTGGGATCGGCCTTAAACTGCATCGGAGCATGGATCAAAACGAGCACGGCAAACCCCAGTATGTTCTCCATGGCCTTGTTGGGCCAATTTGTGTGTTCAGTGGCCACGGTTTATATCCTGAGCATCCCATCCAAGCTGGCATCTTTGTGGTTTGGACTGCAGGAGGTGTCCACCGCCTGTTCCATAGGTGTTCTGGGTAATCAGGTGTGTCTTTTCTCACGTTGGAAATTGATTTAATTTCTAATCTGGACATTGAAGTACCTGGAAATATTTCCCAAAAACGTCATAATCCAATTTAGcttagattttttctttctgtacagTCAGTTCTAATTTATTAGATTACATGAGGACACCTTGTGATCTCACCATGCTCCTTATGCTATAAGTAAATGTAGACCATCAAAAGATGTCTGACTCCTCTCATGCTCTTTAACCTCGGAAGCcaacctgtttttctttttttttttttgtctatttgtcTATTTATGTCCTCTatgtgtccttcctctgtgttagACCAAACACTGCATACCAGTCATTGTCATGCATGTTCTTGTTTTGTGCTTGAGCCCCGCTCCCCACTGCTGAATATAAAAGGACACATTGTTTTTCGTGTTGACTTTCTCACCACGACTTTATTTGTTGGCATAGGTCCCTAAACCTGAGGCTTCCATGTGTTCAGGCTGAAGTAGTTTACATATCCCCTTGGATGGTTAGAAATAGTTCACATTAACAAATAAGTAGGTAGGATTTCCTCAAAGGCCACGATGCTTTGAAGATCAAACAGATCAAGTTTGTGTGCCAAAAGTAATTTCATAAGTCAGGTCAACCTTCATTTGGAGCAACTATGAATGAAcctattttaattatttacacagCTGTACTCATCAAAAATGCCCAAAAAGTAggaatacttttttttctgtggataCCTGCCAGTGGTTTACCAAAAATGGCCTCTTTTAGGGATCTTTTAGGGCCTTGTGTGTCCTACAAAGCTTTCCCTATCAAAACCTTATTTACTCAAGCAGTAGTGATGGTCTGGGTAAGTCTCTGGATGTTAACAAGTCAGTATTATGTCCTCTGTATGTAGTTATCAGCTGAAGTTGCAGAGTCATTTATTTACTATTGCCTCTCACCTACAGATGGGTATTGCCATTGGGTTCCTCATTCCGCCCATCCTTGTGCCTAATGTGGACGATATCAATGAGCTGGCTTACCACATCAGGATCATGTTCTACATCAGCGCTGGCGTTGCCACCCTCATATTCATCCTTGTCATCATTGGTAAGTCTTAAAGGGAAGCTGATGGTTTCCATCCAGAGGCTCATAGTGTGGATAAGAGCTATTACGCATTGGGGCAATAAGAGCCCACTGCAGGTTTGTTACAATGCCATGAAACACCTAGTTAGTGTTTTCTGGTGGTAGAGACTGACAAAGCTGTTGTCTCACctcatctctcttttcccttACAGTTAAATGCCAATGGGATTTAATGATTTTAGTTGACAGTGTAATTATATCTTTTAGATTAGGACAGCAACAACTCTGTGGACGGATTCAAGTTTGACATacacttttattctttttggtGTTGAGGCTCTTTATCTGCTTGTTGGGCTCTTAAGGCTGCTGGAAAGCTGAGTCTCCCTGAGATGTGCTTTCTACCGAAAACTCAGCAGCGTCACAGTCCACTGGATGAGCAGCTGCAGTAATTGCTGTAATTGTCTACCATTTGAGATGAGATGTGTCTGGACATGGTGACATAGAAGTGTTTTATGAAATCATCTTCCCCCTCAGCTCCATTAAATTCCAGTTTTACCTCCACAGAGGACTTGCTTAAAGTCAGAGAAACATGGTGTAGCATCTCTGTGTAATTCTGGAAGATACTAAGTGGCTCAGAAAAAAAGGTCCTTGTTTCACAATTGCaaatttacagtgtttgtggTTGAACTTTGGTGAGTTCAGGTCCCGTTAACGGATATTATGTTATTAATATTCATGTAATATAGCCTATATATAAGACCAAATACTATACGTGGGTAGATGACAGTATATCAGTGCAGGTTATCTGCCTCTACGTTTATGTAAAGAATCAAAAGAGAAGTAATAATAGTTTGTTCTTGATCCAGTCTGGGGCAGTCTGGCCTCACTGACGGGGTATTGATATTATTGAGAACCAAGGGtatgattaaaataatatgaGCCAATATAAGGACaagtataaaaactaatgtGTACTGTGTGGTAATAATCTGTTCAGTTGTCATGCAACAGATAACAAAAAACTAGTCATCACCTATAATAACCGTAAAGAGGCTGATCCTTGTCAGTATGATCTCCAGGAACCTTAACCCTCATCAATAACTGCACTGACACCTTAAGTCATAAACTCTCAACTAACCTGctgaaacactgtttgtttcCAGTGTTCCAGGAAAAACCAGAGCTTCCTCCCACCCAAGCCCAGGCCCAGGCCAGGGACATCCCCCCCGAACAGTACTCCTACACGGCTTCTATCTTAAGGCTGCTGTGCAACAAGCCCTTTATGCTCCTGGTGGTCAGCTATGGTGAGTCtccataaatataaacatagtTATTATAGCATTGTCAAAAGAACAAATCTAACGGTTTCAAAacacttttgcacagtactgtaggtTCATAGAAAAGTCCTTTGAGAGGATGCCATACTGATGTCAGACCTGCGGTATTATCACATCGTTATGATATGAAGGTCACAAACTTACGTCACACTATCTGGGATAAGATGATGTGGGAATATTGAAGTGAAAGGTAACCAACATGTAAACACCACCAAATAAACGTGCAGTTGATGCTGTCATAAGCATATTTGTGTAAACTCATAGGCTTAATCAGCCGGTGTGCAAACACGAGGATGTGTCATCACACGTGGACTTCCAGTAAACTGCCTATGTGTAGCATTGATCTAAAGGTCTGTTGAGGTGTTTTTGCTCAAAggtcattatttattaatatcaGTATTGATGATTGACTGTTTGAACAAATTTAAAGTTTGGAAAGctgtaaaaatattgatttcatttgtattttaattaaaaattaatttgtttttgtattttgtttttgtaataagtatttttttgttgttgtaattttaCTAAGAGACACTTACGTTTTTTTGGGAATGTCCTGATCGCATTAACACAGTTTAGACCAGTGACCTGCTAATTCACCTGTCCCAACAACCAGAATCAGTCCATCAGGTGACAATCTCACCTCCCTAACCATTAGGCCACCGCTgtctctgtaaatgtaaaacctgaACATGTCTCAATGTCCCATCTGCAACTTCTGCAGATCAGTTTAGAATAAACagcctgttttctgtttgatgtCTGCAGGGCTGAACGTCGGCTGCTTCTATGCTGTATCTACACTGTTGAACCGGATGATCATTGAACACTATCCTGTAAGTGCCAACGTGTGCCACCCAAAGCATGCTCCTGCCTTATGTGCTTCCAAACGTTTTTGTTTCTAATTGTCTTTCTGTGCATCTTCCTTCTTAACAATCAGCGACTGATTGTTAACGCCTACAGTTACTAGGGCGAGATAACTGCAGGGTGCAGAATGCTGCAGATATCTCATGATGTGTGGAATCAGAAAtctgagtgttttcttttcagggTGAAGAGGTGAATGCTGGGAGGATTGgtttaacaattgtcattgcTGGCATGGTGGGCTCCCTGATATGTGGCATTTGGCTGGACAAAACCAAAACCTACAAGTAAGCTTCTTTTATCAACACTTGACAGGGACCAACACTCAGTCCAAGTGTCCCAGTAGTTTTTCTTATATGATTTAGTCTCTTGATAAGGAGATAGGGCTCCTATCTTGCTATTGCACTTTTCAGTCAAATAAAATCGATTGACTCCTCACGGATGCAAAGGTTATCTGAAcatagttgtttttatttctttttaccaGTGTAGTAGACCAGCTTAATTTAAACAGAACCATTTAGATAATGGTCCAATGCCAACGTCATCATATCAGGTTTAGCAGGTACAATATTTTTCATGTTGACCATGTTAATTTATTCTGTTAGCTTTACTTCTAGCACTATTAACactaaacatgaataaatgaaaactatCCAGTTAtactttcacattttcagtcttCAGCTTGCTCATCTTAGTTCTACGCACAGACTCTTTGCTTGAATGTCTTTGAAATCATCCATTCACAGGGAAATGTCCAAGTGAATTAACGCTTTTGTTCCTAAGTGGACATGAATGAGAATTCAGTTGTATATGTGCTCTTCCCCTCTGCTTATCTAAAGTGACAGGCTATACTCTGTTGGTCCTCCCAAGTCGTTTGCTGCTGTATCTAAggtggaaaacagcagcaataaaccttaaaataaaaatgaaactgtaCCTCCGAGCCGTGTagaacagagagaggcagacagaggagaggaagcgCAACTAGTTTTATGCACGCACAGCAAATGACACATGTTAAATAACAAGGAGAGTCACTACTGTAGCTCATCTGGGGCCACTGAGTGTACATGAAAAACCTCTTGTTAAACCATGCAAGTGGATTTGTCTGCTCTGATCAGCTTTAACAGGCATGTCGCAAACGTGTCACAAGGTTCAGATTGTTaacattaatgttaatgtcaaaTCCGATTGAAACTGGACTTCATCTTTAGAGTTCAAACAGTCTATACCTACAGACTTACAAAGAGTGTGCTGCGTATTATGTATGCTGTGTGTAATTGATTGTATTCTTCCTCAGACAGACCACCCTGGTGGTGTATCTGCTGTCTCTGATTGGGATGCTGGTCTACGCCTTCACTCTCAACCTGGGTCATCTGTGGGTGGTATTTATCACAGGTGGAATCTTAGGGTAGGTAATCATAAAACAATGGCGACCACCATGGTCATAAACATCACAGGCAGGGCTTGAAATTAACATTAACTGACAAATGTGGGTAGGAATTTACTATGGCAGGCAATGTTTTCAGGTGGCACGTGCCCCTCCTTACAATTATTGCTATTTATGATAAGCTGATTATGGCCATAACTGGTTTCCATAGCAATttcttttgtctgcttttttttctgagatCGAGACAGAGTATTATACAGCATTATACCCTTGCCCTACTTATTTCTAAAGTACACCACACGCTGTAGATCTACTCTATAGTCTGACCTTTCATCTATGTCTGTCTGCAGTTTTTTCATGACAGGATATCTGCCTCTGGGCTTTGAATATGCCGTTGAGCTCACTTATCCAGAGTCAGAGGGGACATCATCTGGACTGCTCAACTGTTCAGCACAGGTCAATAAAGGAGACACTGGACAAACATATTAGacagaatgtaaatgtgtcatgttGGTTTCAGTCTACAATCATCGAATTTCATTTCAGATCTTTGGAATCATCTTCACCATCGCCCAAGGAAAGATTATAGATGCATGGGGGACTTTAGCGGGAAACATCTTTCTCAGTGTCTTTCTGTTAATAGGAACAATAATGACAGGTAAGGTACTAAACTCTCCTCTACTTCCTTAGAATACCTCTCCTGGAAAACGTTCACTGtttgcaacacaaaaaaaaaaacaaaaaacatttgaaagtcACAGAGAACATTAAACTTGTGAGAACTATTTTGGACAAGCACGCACGTGACATTAAAGGGAACATTAACACACTTTTTGTTGTAGTGGTATAGCATGACTGATTCTAATCGAAACCACCTGGACTTATATGTTTCAAAGGATAATGTGGGCCTCTAGTGGATGAATGAATAATCACattcacatcacattaaaaacaaacagtttaattcaaatttctgacatttcttgttgtgtatttaatttagtaacttttaaattatttttgtttttatatatttcattaaaattcatatgaatatcaaaatgttcaaatattcTGAGACATAAAACTGCACGAGTTAATATGTTTTAACTTTCCGTCCTGTGCTACATGCTAAGGCCATAACTCCCATGGTCTaaacctttctctctcctctgtgttcaTCACAGGGTTCATCAAGTCTGAGCTCCGACGACAGAAGGCCAACCTACAGGCTGAGGTGCAGACACAGAGTGTAAGTACTTCTGTGTGCGCTACATGGAGTCAGAGGTGGGATCTTCAAAACAATGTAAAGAGGGAGTGCGTTAGGTCCCGGCCTGagtttccttcctgtttgcTTCTCTGCAATTCTCACTACTCTGCTGCAGGCATATGAGTGAAAGCAGGAACTGCACAGCTGCACTGGTGGAAACTTAGTCCCCAAACTCACTAAAAACATCCTTTGCACTCaaatacaggaagaaaaagaaaaactctgcCTTTGTCTCTCCAACATTATTTGTTTAGCTTTCactgatataaaatataatgccaaactattttaaaataactaaattgATTTACTACAAATATGAATTTACCTCAGTAAAGGCTGTGCTGGTTCACTGTTGAGCTAGAACACAGGGAAGAGGTGTCTTTAATACTGAGTGTGCAGAGGTTTGGTGGAGGCAGAGTGGTGGTGATGCTTTAGAGGTGATCGTGGATCATGTGGTGGCCCCTCAGAGGTGTGACACCTAAGCTATCATTGCAGCCGAGCCCTGCGTCGCCAGTGCACAGCTACGGGGCCACAGCGTGCAGTGGCCCCATTCAACAGGAGTCTTGAAATTCACACCACActaaatccaaaacacacacctgtcaagGTAGGAGCACAcactttgaaacacacacacaaatactcaGGACAATAATAGCatttaaaagcaaagaaaaagttGTTATGaagattaaattaatatttctgtatgatgtgtttttgtcttgaaCATTTTTTGCTTTAATCAAACCGATCAAAATCTAAACGTGAAGTGATCATTTCACCTTTGTGATCCACTGGTACTAAATTGATAATTAGTGGcagattttgtagtttttgctGAAGTATGTCACAGTTGTGTTCACTTCTCTTCATTTGTTGTATGAGTGAATTGTTTCGCGTTcttgtgtttgcatttgcagAAGGCAACAGCTGACCTGGAGCAAGGCGAACCTGAAATCCTTAAAGTGGGAAAGTTGTAAAGAGGTTAACGTTCCTTCTGCCGCAGACACTATACATGGATTAAAAACAAACGTTGACTCATtgacatgcacaaacatgcacgcGTGGCCACAGAGTGAGACAGCCGCTGTGAAGAGTGAACACATAGAGACTGACGCACACTGAGCAGCCCAGCTCTTTGTCAGCCATTTATGGACTAAGAACCTGCAGAACTGCTGTACTACACGATGCACAGGTTCATGGTATGCAGAGTGCAACTTAGAGTATCCCAATACAAAGCACAAGTCAACCATGTACACAAGGAACATACTTGAAACCATAAAAGCTTTTATAACcctataaaaaaacacattttattttatccgGCATTGTCTTGTCAGTGCAATCCTTCTGCCACTTTAGTTACTCCAACATTACTACACTGAAAATGCTCCTTCCTGCTTGATTAATGTACTGTTCCGTGTTTCCTAATATTGTGTGTAACTGAACTCAGTCTTCACTTTGCTGTAAGTATTAATTCTGTTTTTTGAAAATGCAAGTTAAATGCAGACTAGGGGCTGTGAAGCGTTTTCCTGTCATGGCAGTCAGGTTACCAGTTGCCTCAACAAGTCACTCATATCATCTCTGCCTGCCATTCAGGATCACATGGAAGTATTACTTCTGAATACTGCTAATTACTGTATAACTATGACTGATGCTGTGCATCTGAGTACACTTTGGAAAGTCAGTTTTGACCTTGTTTTTCCTGAAAGTGATCTCGACATTTGGTGATGCATATCTGGCTCAACATCCAAGAGCATCTGGAACATTAGGAATGTCAGCATAGCACAAACATGAAGGAAGAATAAATTTGTCTATTGCCCTTTTCATTTTGCACACAATGTATTATATTCTTACCATGTGCATTTGTTACTGAGAAATGTAGTTCACACTGTGTAATGAGTATTTGTATTAATATGTTGTACTCTGGGAATTGACCTATTTTTTGATTGTTATGTGAGGTGCTGGTTATTAATTCAGTGACATTTTAAGGACATTTCACAGTGCTGTGAAGCGTTTCTACACATGTAGAATTTGTTGTCTCTgcaaatgaattaattttaatacaATCTATTGGATTTTCTTAGAGTGAGTACAAAGTGTAGTGTTttcattataataattataagattataataaaataagtaaact encodes the following:
- the flvcr2a gene encoding feline leukemia virus subgroup C receptor-related protein 2 isoform X1: MSAQDYFCHGSMDGIWKAGDNGVCPAEDEKASLLENNHHLPLGESSDTLLPSAVDTAPLIPFMETKLYKRRWVMLFIFSAYSMSNGFMWLQYGIISNIFTRFYNTDTVAIDWLSMIYFLTYIPLILPVMWVLDKRGMRDVVVVGSALNCIGAWIKTSTANPSMFSMALLGQFVCSVATVYILSIPSKLASLWFGLQEVSTACSIGVLGNQMGIAIGFLIPPILVPNVDDINELAYHIRIMFYISAGVATLIFILVIIVFQEKPELPPTQAQAQARDIPPEQYSYTASILRLLCNKPFMLLVVSYGLNVGCFYAVSTLLNRMIIEHYPGEEVNAGRIGLTIVIAGMVGSLICGIWLDKTKTYKQTTLVVYLLSLIGMLVYAFTLNLGHLWVVFITGGILGFFMTGYLPLGFEYAVELTYPESEGTSSGLLNCSAQIFGIIFTIAQGKIIDAWGTLAGNIFLSVFLLIGTIMTGFIKSELRRQKANLQAEVQTQSPSPASPVHSYGATACSGPIQQES
- the flvcr2a gene encoding feline leukemia virus subgroup C receptor-related protein 2 isoform X2; amino-acid sequence: MSAQDYFCHGSMDGIWKAGDNGVCPAEDEKASLLENNHHLPLGESSDTLLPSAVDTAPLIPFMETKLYKRRWVMLFIFSAYSMSNGFMWLQYGIISNIFTRFYNTDTVAIDWLSMIYFLTYIPLILPVMWVLDKRGMRDVVVVGSALNCIGAWIKTSTANPSMFSMALLGQFVCSVATVYILSIPSKLASLWFGLQEVSTACSIGVLGNQMGIAIGFLIPPILVPNVDDINELAYHIRIMFYISAGVATLIFILVIIVFQEKPELPPTQAQAQARDIPPEQYSYTASILRLLCNKPFMLLVVSYGLNVGCFYAVSTLLNRMIIEHYPGEEVNAGRIGLTIVIAGMVGSLICGIWLDKTKTYKQTTLVVYLLSLIGMLVYAFTLNLGHLWVVFITGGILGFFMTGYLPLGFEYAVELTYPESEGTSSGLLNCSAQIFGIIFTIAQGKIIDAWGTLAGNIFLSVFLLIGTIMTGFIKSELRRQKANLQAEVQTQSKATADLEQGEPEILKVGKL